In Leptospiraceae bacterium, one DNA window encodes the following:
- the pheA gene encoding prephenate dehydratase: MMENESKLSEFRKEIDVLDEQIVKSIEERAKIASKIGELKKESNVPVYRPDREREVYEKIKKLNKGPLPHSSMVSIYREIMSASISLEKGLVIGYLGPEGSFSNQATRMRFGASIQSVQFPSIPEVFRAAESGKIDYGVVPVENSSEGLVNSTLDQFLISDLLIYSEIYMKISIALLGFETDISKIKTIYGIKIANEQCKNWILNNLPNCEIVETSSTAKAAMIVSEKKEGAAIASSIAAEIYGLDILKESIEDLTNNSTRFLIIGKTQCNPTGNDKTSIVFSIPDKPGGLYLALKPFFENKINLSKIESRPTRRNSWEYNFFIDFNGHEKEKKIQKVLSELKSQSTFLRILGSYPASEQIF, encoded by the coding sequence ATTATGGAAAATGAATCTAAGCTTTCTGAATTTAGAAAGGAAATTGATGTTTTAGATGAACAGATCGTAAAGTCCATTGAAGAGAGGGCAAAGATTGCTTCTAAAATAGGAGAGCTTAAAAAAGAGTCTAATGTTCCGGTTTATAGACCGGATCGAGAAAGAGAAGTTTACGAAAAAATAAAAAAACTGAACAAGGGGCCCCTTCCTCATTCGTCTATGGTTTCGATATACAGAGAAATCATGTCAGCTTCTATTTCTCTTGAAAAAGGTTTAGTGATTGGTTATTTAGGTCCTGAAGGTTCTTTTTCTAATCAAGCAACCAGAATGCGTTTTGGGGCTTCAATTCAATCCGTACAATTTCCATCCATTCCAGAAGTTTTTCGGGCTGCGGAGTCAGGGAAAATAGATTATGGAGTTGTGCCGGTTGAAAATTCAAGTGAAGGTCTTGTGAATTCTACACTCGATCAGTTTTTGATTTCAGATTTATTGATCTATTCAGAAATTTATATGAAAATCTCAATCGCTTTACTTGGGTTTGAAACAGATATATCTAAGATAAAAACAATTTACGGAATAAAAATTGCAAATGAGCAGTGTAAAAATTGGATTTTGAATAATCTTCCAAATTGTGAAATTGTAGAAACATCATCAACGGCTAAGGCGGCAATGATAGTTTCAGAAAAAAAAGAAGGTGCAGCTATTGCTTCGAGTATCGCTGCCGAGATTTATGGGCTGGATATTCTTAAAGAGTCTATCGAGGACTTGACGAATAATTCTACAAGATTCTTAATCATAGGGAAAACTCAGTGTAACCCGACAGGTAACGACAAAACTTCAATTGTATTTTCGATTCCGGACAAACCCGGTGGACTCTATCTTGCTCTAAAACCTTTTTTTGAAAATAAGATCAATCTTTCTAAGATAGAATCTAGACCGACAAGAAGAAATTCATGGGAATACAATTTCTTTATAGATTTTAATGGTCACGAAAAAGAAAAAAAAATCCAAAAAGTTTTAAGTGAGCTAAAATCTCAAAGTACATTTCTACGAATCCTTGGGTCTTATCCTGCATCCGAGCAAATATTTTGA
- a CDS encoding class I SAM-dependent methyltransferase, whose amino-acid sequence MRYLQTHSIFYVLVLISFSFNCKGKYKADFFNRHASDKESMPNEVIQNLKILQGESIADIGSGGGYFAFRFSKEVGANGKVYAVDTDEKLLSYIKNEAEKEKLSNIEFVLAKENDPNLKEKSINLIFIRNVYHHLPSPEKYFCNLKKALMKNGRIAVIDYRKTNFYSFTTLFNHYTDPDKIKDNLVKCGLKRVEFFEFLPKQSFQIFKATEEKE is encoded by the coding sequence ATGCGTTATTTGCAGACACATTCTATTTTTTATGTTTTAGTTCTAATTTCTTTCTCTTTTAATTGCAAAGGCAAGTATAAGGCAGATTTTTTTAATAGGCACGCAAGCGACAAAGAAAGTATGCCGAATGAGGTAATCCAAAACCTAAAAATCCTGCAAGGAGAATCAATTGCCGATATTGGATCGGGAGGCGGGTATTTTGCTTTTCGCTTTTCTAAGGAAGTTGGTGCAAATGGAAAAGTTTATGCAGTGGATACAGACGAAAAACTACTGAGCTATATAAAAAATGAAGCCGAAAAAGAAAAACTTTCCAATATTGAATTTGTTTTAGCAAAAGAAAATGATCCAAACTTAAAAGAAAAATCTATAAATCTGATCTTTATTAGAAATGTTTACCACCATTTACCTTCACCGGAAAAATATTTCTGTAATTTAAAAAAAGCTCTAATGAAAAATGGGAGAATCGCAGTTATTGATTATCGAAAAACAAACTTCTATAGTTTTACTACTCTATTCAATCATTACACCGACCCAGACAAAATCAAAGACAATTTAGTCAAGTGCGGGTTGAAGAGAGTTGAGTTTTTTGAATTTTTGCCAAAACAATCCTTTCAGATATTCAAAGCCACTGAAGAAAAAGAATAA
- a CDS encoding prephenate dehydrogenase — translation MKIGNILIYGMGLMGASLSLAIKKKFQDSKVTGVVRSFSSKKEGIEKKIADEVYLEEEFLNSNSWNTFNLIIFSLPVDSTVEKIQRIPDDYNGFITDLGSTKLEIISAVEKKFQTKHNYYSSHPMTGSEQAGLSYASDDLYENRLCILTSPQKVSLESVEFIKNFWEILGMKTVEIGAVDHDEILSYLSHSPHIISSLLAIWAFENKKVQKFTEISPLPIIGGGFRDMTRIAGSNPEMWQAIFSTNKENLKKALINFQNGLNDLISELDKDSKNFWIEYFKKAKNSKSEIYKI, via the coding sequence TTGAAAATAGGAAATATTTTAATTTACGGAATGGGGTTGATGGGAGCTTCTCTGTCACTCGCAATCAAAAAAAAATTTCAAGACTCTAAAGTTACGGGAGTAGTTAGAAGTTTTAGTAGCAAAAAAGAAGGAATCGAAAAAAAAATTGCAGATGAAGTGTACCTCGAAGAAGAATTTTTAAACTCTAATTCATGGAATACATTTAACCTTATTATTTTTTCGCTTCCTGTGGATAGCACAGTTGAAAAAATCCAGCGCATTCCAGATGACTACAATGGCTTTATCACAGATCTCGGATCTACAAAATTAGAAATTATTTCTGCGGTAGAAAAAAAATTTCAAACGAAACACAATTATTATTCCTCTCACCCTATGACCGGATCCGAGCAGGCGGGTTTATCCTACGCTTCAGATGATTTGTATGAGAATAGACTCTGTATTTTGACCTCTCCCCAAAAAGTAAGTCTTGAATCAGTAGAATTTATAAAAAATTTTTGGGAAATACTTGGGATGAAAACGGTTGAGATCGGGGCAGTGGATCACGATGAAATTTTATCCTATTTATCTCATTCACCTCATATAATTTCTTCTCTACTTGCAATATGGGCGTTCGAGAATAAAAAGGTTCAAAAATTTACAGAGATTTCTCCATTACCTATTATTGGTGGCGGGTTTAGAGATATGACAAGAATAGCAGGCTCGAACCCTGAGATGTGGCAAGCTATTTTCTCTACCAATAAGGAAAATCTAAAGAAGGCTTTGATAAATTTTCAGAATGGGCTGAATGATCTAATTTCTGAATTAGATAAAGATTCAAAAAATTTCTGGATAGAGTATTTTAAAAAAGCAAAAAATTCGAAATCAGAAATTTATAAAATCTAA